The DNA window CCACGTTCGTCGATTCGGGCGCGACGCGTCTTGTGTACGCGGCGCCCGCCGTCGTAGGCTCGCGCGGGCTGGGCCCTCCGAGATGGCGATCACGATCGAGACCCCGCAGGGAACCGACGCGCTGACCGAGTTCGTCCTCTTCCAGGACGCCGTCTACGCGGAGCGGTCCGCGCGCTGGCCGGCGCTCCCGCCGCTCCAGCTCCCGATGCTCGCCGGGGAGAGCCCCTTCACCGCAGGCCGGACGCTCCATCCGTTGCTGGCGCGCGACGGCGGCCGGATACTGGCGCGCGCCCTCGCGCTGCTCGACGGGCGCTACAACCGCCACTGGAACGAGCGCCTGGGCCACGTCCTCATGTTCGAGGCGCGGCCCGGGACGCGCGAGGCGACCCGGCTCCTGCTCGACCGAGCCTGCGCATGGCTCGAGGAGCACGGGGCCGAGGCGGCCCGTGCGGGCTTCGGCATGCTCGAGTTCCCCTTCGTCATCGACGACTACGAGTCGCTGCCGCCGAGCATCCTGCGCCACAACCCCGCCTACTACCACGCGCTCCTGAAGGATGCGGGCTTCGAGTCCGAGCACGGCATGGTGGACTACAAGATCCAGGTCCGCGCCGAGCTGGTGGCCCGCTGGGAGAGCGCCCTCGAGGCGGTGCGCCGTGCCGGGTGCGAGATCGTGCCGCTCGCCGAGGTCCCGGAAGCCCGGCGGGCCGCGGAGTTCACGGAGCTCTGGAACGACGGCTTCAAGGCGCACTGGGGATACACGCCGTTCTCGGAGGCGGAGATCGCGCTCCTGCTCAGCGCGTTCGCGCCGACGGGTGTGCTCGACACGTCGGTCATGGCCTACCGTGCCGGCCGCCCCGTGGGCGCCTTGTGGGTGGGTCCGGAGACCACGGCGGGCGCGGTGCTCGCGCCGGGCCGGGTGCTGGCCGACGCCGAGAAGCTCAACTTCCTCGGGATCGCCGTTCGCGAGTCGGATCGCGGCCGAGGTGTGAACCTCGCGATGTCGGCATACGCCTACCTCGAGCTGGTACGGCGCGGCGCGCGGTACGTGAGCTACACCCTCGTGCTCGACGACAACTGGCCGTCGCGGCGGACGGCCGAGAAGCTCGGCGCCGAGGTCTGCGCCAGCTACCTCGTCTATCGGCGGAACTTCCGGCGCTGAGCCCCGGCCGTCCGGGATCGCCGCCGATACCAGCGCCGTTGCATGGGGAGTCGTCCATAGCATTTGCGCCGTCCAGCATTCAGGCCGCCCAGCCTACAGTCTATGGTTGACACTTGACTGTGTGCGGCGGTATGCGAGCAGAGCGATTACCGACGGCAGTTCGGCGATTCCAGGAAGCAACGCAGATTAGAAAAAAGTCAGGATCCCGGGCGCCTCCGCGACATCCGATGGCATTGCAGTGATCGAGTGGCGTCCAGCTCAACTCCAAACACACAAGGACTACGGAGAACCACGATGAAAGCGGTGTACAAAAATCTTGCGTTTCAGATGTTGGCGACGGTCGCGTTCGCCGTTATCGTCGGCGGCCTGGCAGGGCATAGCGCGGCCGCTGACAGCTGCCCCCTCAGCCATGGCTTCTGGCGGAACCACCCCACCGCATGGCCGGTCACGAGCCTCACGTTGGGGAGCCAAACATATTCCCAAGCCGAGTTGCTGACGATTCTCGGTACGTCCGTCGGAGGTAAGGGAGGCGCCGATGCCAGCTTGATACTCGCTGATCAACTGATCGCAGCCGAGCTCAACATCGCGAACGGTTCCGATTCCGCACCGGTGGACAGCACGATCGCGGACGCGGATGACCTGCTCGCGGGGTTTGGCGGCAAGCTCCCCCTGGCGGTCCGGCCCCCCTCGGAGACCGGACAGGCGATGATCGCCGACGCGGAGGTACTCGCCAGCTACAACGACGGGCAGCTGACCCCTGATTGCGCGCCGTAGGGGAGAGGGGACGTGCCCGCCCCGGGCGCGCCCGGTCGGGTTCCGGCGAGGCTTCCCCTTTCGAGTCGAAAGGCGGTAGCCTCGTCGGAACCCGATGGGTGACTCGCCTCCGGTGGTGGCCGCATGACGGTCCCCGACGACGTCCGGCAGGTGCTCGAAGCCTGGGCACGGCGGGGCCGCTTCGTCACGCTCGCCGAGGGGCATCGCATCTTCGCCGTGCAGGAGGGGACGGGCCCGGACCTCGTTCTCGTGCACGGCTTTCCCTCCACCAGCCACGACTTCGCGGCCGCGCTGTCCCTGCTGACGCCGCGCTTCCGCGTCACCGCCTTCGACCAGCTGGGTTTCGGATTCTCCGACAAGCCGGCGGGGGACGTCTCGTACTCCCTGCTCGATCAGGGCCGGCGCGCGGGCGAGGTCGTGCGCGCGCTCGGCGTCGAGCGGGCGCGCGTGGTGGGACACGACATGGGGCTCACCGTCGCGGTCGAGATGCTCTGCCGCCACGAGGAGCGCACCCTGGGTTTCGCGATCGGTGACCTCGTGCTGTGCAACGGCAGCCATCTGGTCGAGCTCGCACGGATCACGCCCTTCCAGTACGCGATCATGACCGACGACGGCGCCGCCGACTTCGCCCGCAACTTCGACCCCGAGGCGTTCGCCAAGGCCCTCGGCTTCGTCTGGGCCGACGCGACTCGCACTCCGGCGGTCGACCTCCGCGCGATCGCGTACTGGCTGGCGCTCGGCGGTGGGCTCGATATCCTCCCGCGCATCGCGCGCTACAACCTCGAACGCACCTGGTCCGCCGACCGCTGGCGGCCCATCCTCGGGCGGACGGCCGTGCCGATCCGTGTGGTGTGGGGCGACCGTGACCCGATCGCCGTCCTCGAGATCGGCCGCAGGCTCGCGGAGATGTCCGGCGGCCCGCTCACGGTGCTCGAAGGGATTGGCCACTACCCTCAGATGGAAGCACCGGCGGCCTGGGTGGCAGCCGTCGCACTGTGATACAGCTGTCTCAGCGCTGATACAGGTATTGCGCTCGCCGCTGGCTCTGCTAAGAGCGCCCTCGTGGATCAAGCCCCTGACGGGCCCTGGCTTCTCCTACTCCACCAAATTCCGCCCCAGCCCGGCTACTTTCGCGTGAAGATGTGGCGCCGGCTCCAAGCGCTCGGCGCCGTCGCGATCAAGAATTCCGCGTACGTCCTCCCCAGGACCGACCAGGCGCGCGAGGACTTCGAGTGGGTTCTGCGGGAGATCATCAAGCAGGGCGGCGAGGCATCGCTTTGTGAGGCGCGCTTCGTCGACGGATTGCGTGACGACCAGGTCGAAGCGCTCTTCAACGCTGCACGGGACGCCGAGTACGGCGGGATCGTCGCGGAGGCTCGTCGGGTAGCGGACAACCTGCCATCGGGGGAAGCGCTGCCCGAGGGTCGCCGCCCGCAACTCGAAGCCGAGGTCGCTCGGCTCAAGCGACGACTCGCGGAGGTGAGCGCCCTCGACTTCTTCGGCGCACCCGGTCGGGAGGCGGCCGACGGACTCGTCGCCAGCCTCGAGGCGCGTGCGCAGCGGGGTTTGGAGAGGATGGCCGACGGCCGGCAGCTGGGCGACCTTCATGGCCGTACGTGGGTCACGCGCAAGGGAATCCATATCGACCGCATCGCGAGCGCCTGGCTGATCCGGCGTTTCGTCGACCCCGGGGCAGCTTTCAAGTTCGTGCCGGCCAGGAGCTACCGGCCGGAGCCCGGCGAGCTGCGCTTCGACATGTTCGAGGCCGAGTTCACGCATGAAGGTGACCTCTGCACGTTCGAGGTGCTGCTCGCTCGCGTGCGCCTCGACGACCCGGCGCTTCGCCCGATCGCAGCGATCGTCCATGACATCGACCTGAAGGACGCGAAGTTCGACCGCCCGGAAGCGGCGGGGATTGATCGCTTGATCGCCGGGATCGCCATGCGGCACCGAGACGACGAGGATCGGTTGGCCCGAGGGGCGGCTGTCTTCGACGACCTCTACGAGTACTTCCGAAGAAAGCGGGCCTGAGGGAGAGACCACGTTGCGAGCCAAGGCGTGGAGCGCGCTAGAGAAGGTCGTTGACGCGCACGACCAGACCTTCGCTGAGCCCGGCAAGGTGGGGCTGTGGACGAAAGCCGACTCGGTCACGGAGTTCGACGGCCTGACGGTGGCGCCGCTCGGGGAGAGCCCGTGACCATCCCCCCAGCGGCCGCGGCGCTGACGGCCCCTGGGGCGCCGTGCAGCCTCCGCGAGTTGCTCGGCTACTTCCTCCGCCTCGGCACACTCGGGTTCGGCGGACCGATCGCGCTCGTCGGCTACATGCAGCGCGACCTCGTCGACCAGCGCCGCTGGGTCTCGAGGCAGGACTACGTCGAGGGGCTCGCCCTCGCGCAGCTCGCGCCGGGGCCGCTCGCGGCGCAGCTCGCGATCTACCTCGGATGGGTGCGCGCCGGCGTGCCCGGGGCGACGCTGGTGAGTGTCGCCTTCATCCTGCCGTCGTTCCTCATGGTGCTCGCGCTCTCGGCGCTCTACCTCCGCTACGGTGGGCTCGCGTGGATGCAGGGCGTGTTCTACGGCGTCGGGGCTGCGGTGATCGCGATCATCGCCCGGAGCGCGTGGAAGCTGGTCCACATGACGCTCGGTCAGGACCGGCTTCTCTGGGTGCTCTTCGGGGTGAGCGCGCTGGTGACCGCGTGGACGGAGTCCGAGGTGGTATGGCTCTTCGTGCTGTGCGGCGTGGCGGCACTCGTGGTGCGAGGGCTCGCCGGCCACCCCGCGGCCGCGCTCGGGCTCGTCCCGGTCTGGCTGCTCACGGGCCTCCACGGGCCCGCCAACGGCGGCACCCTCGCGCGGGTCTTCTGGTACTTTGCCGAGGCCGGGGCGTTCGTCTTCGGGAGCGGGCTCGCGATCGTGCCGTTCCTCTATGGCGGCGTCGTCGGTGCCTTCCACTGGCTGACGGAACGGCAGTTCCTCGATGCGGTCGCGGTGGCCATGATCACGCCGGGACCCGTCGTCATCACGGTGGCCTTCATCGGCTACCTGGTGGCCGGCCCGCTCGGCGCCGCCCTCGCGGCGCTCGGTGTGTTCCTGCCCTGCTATCTCTTCGTCGTCATCCCGGCGTCGTACTTCCGGCGCGCCGTGCACGACCGCCGCGTGCGGGCGTTCGTCGACGGCGTGACGGCGGCCGCCACCGGCGCCATCGCGGGCGCGGCCTTCGTGCTCGGCCGCCGGGCGATCGTCGACGTGCCGACGGCGCTGATCGCGCTCGGGACGGTCGCCATCCTGGTGCGAGCGAGGCGAATCCCCGAGCCGCTCGTCATCCTCGCGGCTGGCCTGATTGGGCTGGGGCTGAAGGGCGCGGTCGGGCACTGAGCGCAATGCGCACGGTGGCTGGCGGGGACCGACTCTCCATTTACCCTCCCGAGACCGGCCCCCGACCCAGGGACCGTCCACGAGGAGCGCCAAGCGCAAGGGGGTACGAGGGTAGCGGCCGAACACGGACGAGCAGGCGCCGATCCTGACGAAGATTTCAGGAAGAGTTCAGGAAGGTCCGAGTGGCTCGATGGTCTTCTCGGCGTAGTATCTGGTGGTGAGCTTCCTGTGCGCATCCTCGTCGTCGAAGACGAAGCCAAGGTAGCAGCGGCCCTGAAGGAAGGCCTCGGGGCGGAACACCACGAGGTCGTCGTCTCGGCAACGGGCGAGGATGGCTTCTTTCGTGTGAACGCCGAGACCTTCGATCTGATCGTGCTCGACCTGATGCTTCCCGGACGCGACGGCATCGAGATCCTGTCGACCCTGCGGAGACGCGGCCTAGGCACGCCGGTTCTCATCCTGACGGCCAGGGATGCGGTCGAGGACCGGGTGCTCGGGCTCGACAGTGGTGCGGACGACTACCTCGTGAAGCCGTTCGCCTTCCCCGAGCTTCTGGCCCGCATCCGCGCCCTGCTGCGCCGCGGTCGGCCCGATCAGATCCTGCGGCTGAAGGCGGCCGACCTCGAAATGGATCTGATCAGCCGACGGGTAACGAGGGGAAGCAGGTCGATCGAGCTCACGTCCCGCGAGTTCGACCTCCTGGAGTACCTGCTGCGTCATCATCAGCAGCTCGTATCGCGGGAGATGCTCGCCCGCGATGTCTGGAAGGAGCCCTCGCGGGCCACGCCGCTCGACAACGTGATCGACGTGCACATCGCCCGGCTGCGGAAGAAGGTCGATCAGGACGCACCGGCGAAGCTCATCCACACGGTGCGCGGCGTCGGGTTCGTCCTGCGCGAGGGCGAGCCATGACGAGCTGGTGGCGCCATCAGAGCATCCGCGTCCGCCTCACGCTCTGGTACGCCGCGGCCCTGAGCGCGGTCCTGGCCCTCTACGCGGGTGGGGTGTTCGCCTTCCTGCGGCACAGCCTCTCCGCGGACCTGGACGGCGGGCTCCGTGACGATCGCGAGGTTGCCGAGCAGATGCTCGAGCGGACGCCGGCTGGCGGAGTCGGCTGGCGAGCCGAGCCGGACGACGATGACGACGAGGCGATCGCTGGCCGCTGGCTCGAGGTCCGGAGCCCGGATGGTACCCTTCTGTACGCGAGGCCGTCCGGGATCCCCGCCGACGTTCGCGTCAGGCGTCTGAGTGGGCCGTACACCGTCGACGGCCTCCCCGTTGTCATCCAGGTGGCACGGTCCGAGGAGCCGCTCCATCGGGAGTTGCGCGAGCTCCTCATCATCATGGCTGCGGGGCTTCCCTTCGCGGTCGCGATCGCGGCGATGGGCGGCTATTTCCTCGCGCGACGGGCGCTCGCCCCCGTGAGCCGCATGGCCGAACGCGCACGGACGATCACGGCCGAGCGACTCGGGGAGCGGCTTCCGGTCGAGAATCCGGGGGACGAACTCGGGCAGCTGGCCGCTGTGTTCAACGATGCGTTCGCCCGGCTCGAGCGGTCTTTTGAGCAGCTGCGCCGCTTCACGGCGGATGCCTCACACGAGCTGCGGACGCCGCTCACGGCGATGCGGAGCGTCGGCGAGGTCGGCCTGCGAGAGCATCGCGATGCAGCAGCGTATCGCGAGATCATCGGCAGCATGCTCGAGGAGACAGATCGGCTTGGACGGCTGGTGGAAGGGCTCCTGACGCTCTCTCGGGCCGACGGGGGCAACGTGTCGCTCAAGCGCGAGGCCGTCGATCTCGCCGAGCTGGCGCGTGACGTCGCGGGGCACCTCGGTGTGCTGGCCGAGGAAAAGCGGCAGTCGTTCGCGGTCCAAGCGTCGGGGCCGGTCCCGGCGTGGGTGGATCGCGTCGTGATCCGGCAGGCGCTGATCAATCTGGTGGACAACGCCATCAAGTACACGCCGCCCGGTGGCAGCGTCGGGATCGTCGTACGGGACGGAGGGCCCGGGCCGACCGTCGAGGTCACCGACACCGGGTCTGGCATACCACCCGAGCATCGCGATCGCGTGTTCGATCGCTTCTACCGAATCGACAAGGCGCGATCGCGTGATCTCGGTGGGGCGGGCCTCGGGCTGGCCATCGCTCGTTGGGCGGTCGAGGCACACGGCGGGCGAATTGATCTGGAAAGCGTCGAGGGACGCGGATCAACGTTCCGGATCTCGTTGCTGCACGCGGAAGGATCGAACTCGGTGCCGCGTGCGGCCGAAGTCAACTGAAAGGAGGGAGGCGTCATGAAGAGAGGTGCTCTATTGCCGCTGGTGAGCTCGGTGGTGTTGCTGCTCGGTTCCAGTGTGTCGTGGGCCGGTCAGTACGACGAGAAGGAACGTGCCGAACTCGCGCAAGCGCTCAAAGGAGCCAAGGTGTCGCTGAAGCAAGGCATCGTCGCGAGCGCGCCCAAAGGTAAACCGATCTCCGGGAAGTTCGAGGTGGAGGACGGGAAGCTGCAACTGTCCGTGTACACGGCGAAGGGTGGCGGGTTCTCCGAGGTCGTTGTCGATCCGAAGAACGGACGCGTGGCGAAGGTCGAGGCCATCGAAGGCGGCGAAGATCTTACGGCGGCCAAGGCACAGGCCGACGCCATGACCAAGGCCAAGACACCACTTGGCGGCGCAGTCGATGCCGCCGTCAAGAAGAATCCGGGCTTTCGGCCCGTCAGCGTGATTGCTGCTCTGAAGGACGGCCATCCGGTCGCAGACGTGACCCTCATCAAGGGTGACGAGCTCAGGACTGCCTCGGAAAGACTCGATTAGGCTCGTCACGCGACGCGCTGTACGCGTTCCTGAACGAGCCGAGGGGCGAGGGACGGTGATGATGATAATGAAGCCGGATACTCGCCGTCGTCTCTGGCGGACTCTGCTGGTCGCGGGAACGCTCGCCATCGGTCTGAGCGTCGATGACGCCGCCGCGGCGCTCATCCCGTCTGTTTCGAACGAGCTCCGGGGCCGCCCGCTTCCCAGCTTCGAGTCGCAGACGCTCGATGGCCAGCCCTTCTCGTCGAGAGACCTCGTCGGCAAGCCCGTCATCGTGAACTTCTTCGCGAGCTGGTGCCCGGTCTGTTCAATGGAGCTGAAGGACTTGCAAGCCCTCCAGCCCGATCTGCGGCAACGCGGGGTTCCGGTCATCGAGGTGCTGGTCGATCCGGTGGAGACACCGGACACGGTCGATGCGGCTCGGCAACAGCTCGCGCGCAATCCGCTTCCCTTCCCCGTCGTGATGATGGTCCCGGCGCTCCGGGACGTGTTCGGGTACGAAGGGTTCCCGGCGACCTACTTCGTGAAAGCGGATGGCACGTTCTCGACGACACTCTTCGGCTATCAGCCGATCGAGCAGATGCGGCAGGCCGCGTGGGAGATCGCGGGGGAAGGTGCGGAGACGACGACGGCACCGTCGTCCTCGCCGCCCCCGTCCGGTGGTGTCGGACGGCATCCAGCGTGGGAGAAACGACCGCTCCTCGCATTGGTTCCCGCGCCGTGGGCGCAGTGGCATCCGCTCCTGGTCCACTTCCCGATTGCCCTTCTCGTTCTCGAGGCGGTGTTCGTGTGCGCGCTCCTCGTGCGGCCGAACGAGCGCATGGCGCAGTTCTCGACCTGGCTGCTCGGCGCGGCCGTCGTGAGCCTGGTGCCGACGATCCTCACGGGTATCCGTGATGCGGGAGCTGACCTCGGCCCCGACTCACCCTTCTGGAACGGCTTGCACGATCGCCTGACGCATCTGTTCCGTCTGGAGAGTTCCGTCTCACTCCACGTCCTTTTCGGGCTTGCCGTGACGCTCATCGCGTTTGGCCGCCTCGCGTGGCGCGTGCGGGCAGGCGATCGGATCCTGGGCGGCGGCCAGCGGATGGCCTTCACCCTCGTCACCCTGCTCGGTCTTTGGGTTCTCTTCGGTGGAGGCCAGGTCGGGGGTGGTATCTCGCACCGATGACACGAACGAGAGGAAGGAAAGGAGAGACGTCATGAAGACGACGCGTCTGTCGCTGCTGCTGATCCTCGCCGTAGCCATGGTGAGGAGTGCCGGGGCCGAGGGGCCCGACGCGGAACTGGTCGCGAAGATCACTGGCCTCAAGCCGGATGTGAAGAACGACATCGCGAAGGTCAGCGTGCCACGCGGGGACCTCGGGGCGGTCATCGACGGGGCGAAGATGCAGCCGTTCCAGGGCCTCACCTCGTGGGCTGCCTTCCAGGCTGCGGGCGACAAGACGATCGTCATGGGCGACATGACCCTGACCGAGCCGCAGGTGAATCCGACCATGAGCGCCGCCCTTGACAACGGACTCCAGGTGACCGCCCTGCACAACCACTTCTTCTTCGATCGCCCGCACGTGTTCTTCATGCACATCGGCGGTGAGGGAACCACGGAGCAGCTGGCGACGGGGGTGCGGAAGGCTCTGGACGCCGCGAACGCGACTCAGCGAGGAGTCGGCTTCGGGGGCGTGAGCATCCCGGCGAAAAGCACGATCGACCCGAAGCCGCTCGAGGCGATCCTCGGCGCATCCGCGCAGGCGAAGGACGGGATCGCGAAGTTCTCCTTCGGCCGCAAGACGTCCATGCACGGCACCGAGGTCGGGGAGGCGATGGGCGTGAACACCTGGGCGGCATTCGCAGGGAGCCAGCGAGCCGCGGTGGTCGATGGCGACTTCGCGATGCTCGAAGACGAACTGCAGGACGTCCTCAAGGCGCTGCGTCACGCGAACATCAACATCGTCGCGATCCACAACCACATGACGCACGAGCAGCCGCGCATCATGTTTCTGCACTTCTGGGCGAAGGGCTCGGCCGAGGAACTCGCGCGGGGTGTCAAATCCGCCCTCGACACGCAGAAGAAGTGAGTCGAGAGGCAGGCAGGAGGCACATCATGAAGAGACTCATCCGTAGCGTCGTGGTCGCAATGTTTGTTGCCACGGCAGCATCGGCAGAGACATGGAATTTCGATGCGGACCCCGTCAACGCGCCGCCGCCGGGCTTCTCGTTCGGCCGCACCGGGAAGGGGAAGCCGGGGCGTTGGGTCGTCCAGGCGGAGAAGGATGCGCCGAGCGCCGGAAACGTGCTCGCGCAGCTCGACGCCGACACCACCGACTATCGCTTCCCGGTTGCCGTCGCGGGCGAGCCGAAGTTCGGCGATGTCAACCTGTCGGTCCGGTGCGAGCCCGTATCGGGTCGAGTGGACCAGGCTTGCGGTCTCGTGTTCCGGTATCAGGACGAGAACAACTACTACCTGACGCGCGCCAACGCTCTCGAAGACAACGTGAATCTGTACTACGTGAAGGACGGGAAACGGCGGCAGATCACGGGATGGCGCGGGAAGGTGACGAGTGGCGCCTGGCACCAGCTGGGGGTCGAGGCGCGTGGCGATCACTTCGTGGTGTCGTTCGATGGCAACAAGGTGGTCGATGCCCACGACTCGACCTTCTCCCAACCAGGCAAGGTCGGTGTGTGGACCAAGGCCGATTCGGTCACGTACTTCGACGACTTGACGGCCGCGGCGCCCCGTTGACCGTGGTCCTACACGCTCGACCGGCCGCTCGCTTCCTCGGACCACGGCTCATGATGCGGTCGTGCATGATCCTCATCGGGCTCGCCGCGTCGACCTGCGGGCGGGGCGGACCTGAGGTCGTGGCGTACACCTCCGTCGATCAGGTCTTCTCCGAGCCGGTCTTCCGCGAGTGCGAGCGGCAGGCCGGGCTCGCCCTGCGGGCCGTCTTCGACACCGAGGAGACGAAGAGCACCGGGGTCGTGAACCGCCTCATCGCCGAGGCCGCGAGCCCGCAGGCAGACGTCTTCTGGTCGGGCGATCCCGTGCGGCCGTTCCTGCTCGTCAAGCGAGGGCTGGTGGAGCCCTACGTGTCGCCGAACGCGGCCGCGATCCCGGCCGCCTTCAAGGCAGCCGACGGGACCTGGACCGGGTTCGCGGCCCGGGCGCGCGTCCTGCTCGTCAACACGACGCGCGTCGACGAGGCTTCGATGCCGCGCTCGATCATCGACCTCGCGAACCCGCACTGGAGCGGCGATGCGGCCATCGCGAACCCGCTCTTCGGCACCACCACCATGCACGTCGCGGCGCTGTTCGCCCTGTGGGGTGACGAACGGGCGCGGGCCTTCCTCGCGGATCTCCGCACGAACGCGGTGCGCGTCGCGAGCTCCAACGGCGAGGTGAAGCGGCTGGTCGCCGCCGGCGAGGTCGCCTTCGGCCTGACCGACACGGACGACGCCCACGAGGCGCTCGAGGAGCACGCTCCGGTCGCCGTCGTCTACCCCGATCAAGAGGGTTTCGGAACGCTCGTCATGCCGACGGTGGTCGTGCTCCTGAAGGGCGGGCCGCATCCGCAGCTCGGCAAGCGGCTCAGCGACTGCTTGCTTCGGCCCGAGGTCGAGCGACGCCTCGCCGAGTCCGCCGCGCACATGCCGCTGCGCTCCGGCGTGCCGCCATCACCCGGCGCCGTCCCGATCGACCAGCTGCGCGCCATGCCCGTCGACTACGCGCGTCTCGGCGAGATCATGGAACGCATCGAGCCCTGGCTCCGCCAATGGGCCGGCGTCTGAGGGGAAGGGAAACAGCATGCGCTTTCGGAAGCTGCTCGTGCTCCTCCTCGCCACCCCCGTGCTCGCCGCCGCGCCAGACGAGCGGCTGATCGCGAGGATCACGGGCCTCGAGCCCGAGGTGAAGGCGGGCGTGGTCAAGGTGTCGGTGCCGCGCACCGCGCTCTCCATCACCGTCGACGGCGTCAAGATGGATCCCTTCCAGGGGTTCACGTCCTGGGCGGCGTTCCAGGCGAGCGGCGACCGAACCATCGTGATGGGCGACCTCGCGCTCGCGGAGGACGAGGTGAGCCCGGTGATGAGCGCCGCGCTCGCCAACGGGCTCGCGGTCACCGCGCTCCACAATCACTTCGCCTACGATCGTCCCCGGATGCTCTTCATGCACATCGAGGGCGTGGGCCCGACCGAACGGCTTGCGACTGCGCTCCGCAAGGCGCTCGACGCCGTCCAGCACGTGCGCCGGACGCCGGCGCCGGCGGAGAGCTTCGGCGGCCCCGACATCCCAGCCACGAGCAGCATCGACCCGAAGCCGCTCGAGGCGATCCTCGGCCGCCGCGGGCAGGCGAAGGACGGCATGGTGAAGTTCGTGTTCGAGCGGAAGACGACGATGCACGGCATGGACCTCGGCGCGGCGATGGGCGTGAGCACGTGGGCCGCGTTCGCCGGCAACCCCGAGCGGGCCGTCGTGGACGGCGACTTCGCGATGCTCGAGTCCGACGTGCAGGTCGTGCTCAAGGCGCTCCGCGCGGCGGACATCCACGTCGTCGCGCTCCACAGCCACATGCTCCACGAGCAGCCTCGCATCATGTTCCTCCACTACTGGGGCAAAGGCCCGGCGGAGGAGCTGGCGCGCGCGCTCAAGAGGGCGATGGCCACGCAGCGAAAGTGATCCCCCGCTGGCGCGCCGTCCTCGCCGCGATGGTGATCGCGCTGGCCGGCTCTCGGCCGGCGCTCGGGCTCCGGCCGTTCGTCTCGACCGATGCCGCGGTGGCCGCCCCGGGGGAGCTGGAGTTCGAGCTCGGGTACGTGGGCTTTCGACGCCGG is part of the Deltaproteobacteria bacterium genome and encodes:
- a CDS encoding alpha/beta hydrolase, with product MTVPDDVRQVLEAWARRGRFVTLAEGHRIFAVQEGTGPDLVLVHGFPSTSHDFAAALSLLTPRFRVTAFDQLGFGFSDKPAGDVSYSLLDQGRRAGEVVRALGVERARVVGHDMGLTVAVEMLCRHEERTLGFAIGDLVLCNGSHLVELARITPFQYAIMTDDGAADFARNFDPEAFAKALGFVWADATRTPAVDLRAIAYWLALGGGLDILPRIARYNLERTWSADRWRPILGRTAVPIRVVWGDRDPIAVLEIGRRLAEMSGGPLTVLEGIGHYPQMEAPAAWVAAVAL
- a CDS encoding chromate resistance protein, producing the protein MWRRLQALGAVAIKNSAYVLPRTDQAREDFEWVLREIIKQGGEASLCEARFVDGLRDDQVEALFNAARDAEYGGIVAEARRVADNLPSGEALPEGRRPQLEAEVARLKRRLAEVSALDFFGAPGREAADGLVASLEARAQRGLERMADGRQLGDLHGRTWVTRKGIHIDRIASAWLIRRFVDPGAAFKFVPARSYRPEPGELRFDMFEAEFTHEGDLCTFEVLLARVRLDDPALRPIAAIVHDIDLKDAKFDRPEAAGIDRLIAGIAMRHRDDEDRLARGAAVFDDLYEYFRRKRA
- a CDS encoding chromate transporter; protein product: MTAPGAPCSLRELLGYFLRLGTLGFGGPIALVGYMQRDLVDQRRWVSRQDYVEGLALAQLAPGPLAAQLAIYLGWVRAGVPGATLVSVAFILPSFLMVLALSALYLRYGGLAWMQGVFYGVGAAVIAIIARSAWKLVHMTLGQDRLLWVLFGVSALVTAWTESEVVWLFVLCGVAALVVRGLAGHPAAALGLVPVWLLTGLHGPANGGTLARVFWYFAEAGAFVFGSGLAIVPFLYGGVVGAFHWLTERQFLDAVAVAMITPGPVVITVAFIGYLVAGPLGAALAALGVFLPCYLFVVIPASYFRRAVHDRRVRAFVDGVTAAATGAIAGAAFVLGRRAIVDVPTALIALGTVAILVRARRIPEPLVILAAGLIGLGLKGAVGH
- a CDS encoding response regulator transcription factor, with translation MRILVVEDEAKVAAALKEGLGAEHHEVVVSATGEDGFFRVNAETFDLIVLDLMLPGRDGIEILSTLRRRGLGTPVLILTARDAVEDRVLGLDSGADDYLVKPFAFPELLARIRALLRRGRPDQILRLKAADLEMDLISRRVTRGSRSIELTSREFDLLEYLLRHHQQLVSREMLARDVWKEPSRATPLDNVIDVHIARLRKKVDQDAPAKLIHTVRGVGFVLREGEP
- a CDS encoding HAMP domain-containing protein, which produces MTSWWRHQSIRVRLTLWYAAALSAVLALYAGGVFAFLRHSLSADLDGGLRDDREVAEQMLERTPAGGVGWRAEPDDDDDEAIAGRWLEVRSPDGTLLYARPSGIPADVRVRRLSGPYTVDGLPVVIQVARSEEPLHRELRELLIIMAAGLPFAVAIAAMGGYFLARRALAPVSRMAERARTITAERLGERLPVENPGDELGQLAAVFNDAFARLERSFEQLRRFTADASHELRTPLTAMRSVGEVGLREHRDAAAYREIIGSMLEETDRLGRLVEGLLTLSRADGGNVSLKREAVDLAELARDVAGHLGVLAEEKRQSFAVQASGPVPAWVDRVVIRQALINLVDNAIKYTPPGGSVGIVVRDGGPGPTVEVTDTGSGIPPEHRDRVFDRFYRIDKARSRDLGGAGLGLAIARWAVEAHGGRIDLESVEGRGSTFRISLLHAEGSNSVPRAAEVN
- a CDS encoding redoxin domain-containing protein → MMIMKPDTRRRLWRTLLVAGTLAIGLSVDDAAAALIPSVSNELRGRPLPSFESQTLDGQPFSSRDLVGKPVIVNFFASWCPVCSMELKDLQALQPDLRQRGVPVIEVLVDPVETPDTVDAARQQLARNPLPFPVVMMVPALRDVFGYEGFPATYFVKADGTFSTTLFGYQPIEQMRQAAWEIAGEGAETTTAPSSSPPPSGGVGRHPAWEKRPLLALVPAPWAQWHPLLVHFPIALLVLEAVFVCALLVRPNERMAQFSTWLLGAAVVSLVPTILTGIRDAGADLGPDSPFWNGLHDRLTHLFRLESSVSLHVLFGLAVTLIAFGRLAWRVRAGDRILGGGQRMAFTLVTLLGLWVLFGGGQVGGGISHR
- a CDS encoding DUF1259 domain-containing protein; the protein is MKTTRLSLLLILAVAMVRSAGAEGPDAELVAKITGLKPDVKNDIAKVSVPRGDLGAVIDGAKMQPFQGLTSWAAFQAAGDKTIVMGDMTLTEPQVNPTMSAALDNGLQVTALHNHFFFDRPHVFFMHIGGEGTTEQLATGVRKALDAANATQRGVGFGGVSIPAKSTIDPKPLEAILGASAQAKDGIAKFSFGRKTSMHGTEVGEAMGVNTWAAFAGSQRAAVVDGDFAMLEDELQDVLKALRHANINIVAIHNHMTHEQPRIMFLHFWAKGSAEELARGVKSALDTQKK
- a CDS encoding extracellular solute-binding protein; amino-acid sequence: MMRSCMILIGLAASTCGRGGPEVVAYTSVDQVFSEPVFRECERQAGLALRAVFDTEETKSTGVVNRLIAEAASPQADVFWSGDPVRPFLLVKRGLVEPYVSPNAAAIPAAFKAADGTWTGFAARARVLLVNTTRVDEASMPRSIIDLANPHWSGDAAIANPLFGTTTMHVAALFALWGDERARAFLADLRTNAVRVASSNGEVKRLVAAGEVAFGLTDTDDAHEALEEHAPVAVVYPDQEGFGTLVMPTVVVLLKGGPHPQLGKRLSDCLLRPEVERRLAESAAHMPLRSGVPPSPGAVPIDQLRAMPVDYARLGEIMERIEPWLRQWAGV